A segment of the Asterias amurensis chromosome 11, ASM3211899v1 genome:
AGACGTACTAAAACTAAGTCCTTGTGACCTGATTAATTTCTATCTTTATAGGTTCGTAACAAGTTCAAGCATGGTAAATTCTAACTCGGTTGAAGTTTTGTGCCGTGCTTACAAACACTTGTAAGGCACCCAGTCACATTCTTTATTCCCTATACGTAAAGTtagttttattaatattattgttattatttattcagccatttcaacaatacatgacaatacaaaaaatacttccagatgggctaggagaaacaaaagcaaaataattactgtggtCCATAGACCTGCCTCCCCACATCTGGTTGTAATACAAGTAATAAAACGAGTAATAAAATATGTATAAAGCAATTCATGTACAAAAAGATAGGAAAgttaactataaataaaacatgtctatgtacatcaaaatttggcaactgaaacaaaaaataatataaagcatGGACTATTTGAGATAGAACCAGTTTAAGGAGTGAAAAATTTGAGAAACTTGCACAGTGttaaaacaaactaacaaacaaaaacagaaacattCCTAAACACTTAAATAATGTAAGTAGAatgcaaattaaatttaagTGACCAAATCtataaagagaaaagaaaaaatccatcaaaaataatgtgtaaataaataattttatgagtaaataaacaaataagttaataaatagaaaaatacaaaaataagtaaacaaataaataaacaaacaaataaataaataaaaatacataaatatttaaCTCCTTGAAATATAGTATAGGTTAAAAGTAAATTGTGGGATTGCGCATAGTTGTTATGAAACTGTAAAAGGATTAAGCAAAAGACCAGTTAAGAAATATGAGCTGTAGCTACACTATCTTCATGCTTCAGAGCTTTTAAAAAGGATGGCAGAGAAGTTAAAATGGCACAATTGCGGAATTCGATTGGCAGAGCTGACCAGAGCCTGGGAAATATGTGGATAGCACTCAGATGCAAAGATTGAGTTCTGGCAAATAAATGTTTGAATGTTAAAGCGCTATCATATCTATGGTTGACAACAATGTTCTTATTAACAGATTCAcatttaattgtaaaaaaaagacacTTAACAACAAATGGGGTCATCAAACAATTACGGCGACTTGATAAAGAAGACCATTTTAAAGCACAAAGTCTGTCGGTATATGACATTTTACTCCAAATTGTTGACCTAATATAAATCTAGTTGCACGCCTCTGGATTCGCTCAAGAGACTCCTCCTGAATCTGAGTTTGAGGCAGCCACGCAGGAATCCCATACTCCAAGATTGGAAGAACTAGACTCTTATACAAACATAGTTTAGCACTAACAGATGAATTAAATGCGACAGTCCTTACTAATCCTAGCATTCTATTTGCACGAGAAACAACATCCTTAACATGATCATTCCAAGTTAGCTGAGAATTTAAAGTTACACCAAGGTACTTAAATGAACTAGTAATGGATAATTGAGAGTGATCTAACATGTAAATGGGCAGCTGCAAATTACGTTTTCTAGTGACATGCATTACTTTAGATTTAGTGGCATTAAAAGTCATTCCATTGTTGGTACACCAGTTGCATAGGTTGTCTAGATCCTGTTGTAAAACAGTTACATCATTAATAGCTTTGATTGATCGATAGATTAATATGTCATCAGCAAATAATACACAACTAGAATTTAATCCAAATGTAATGTCATTAATAAACAAGTTGAAGAGCAAGGGGCCGAGAACACTCCCTTGTGGTACGCCTGAATGAACATTGGCCCATTTAGATGTTTCCCCAAGAAAGTGCACCCGTTGTTGACGGCCGATCAGAAAATCTTTGACCCATCTCCAAAGAGGACCCCTAATGTTAAACATAGTACTAAGTTTGGTAAGCAAGTGATGGTGAGGCATACGGTCAAAGGCTTTAGACATGTCTAGAAAGACAGCGTCTATCCTGGGTGGACTACGCTGGTCAAGAATAGAAGCCCAAGCACGGTGAACACCTTTCATAACAGTTGTTTAGGAATAAGTAGgtatttattattacaattttcAGATGTATGCATCTCACCTGCACCCAGCTTCAGGCAAGCTAAGCCTCGACCACGTCATGGCCAAGCTCGAGTACCAGAATGGGTTTTGCATGAGCTTGAACGACCCACCTGTCCTAACCAAAGTCAACGAGCCAATGACATCATTACAAGGCATGTAGAGAGACGCAGTGTTGCGAGGCACATGCTCTCCTCGTCGATACCATCTCCTCCATCCCCAATGAGTCACACTCGGGATGAGTTTGATTACTCCAGTGATTTCACCGAAGAAGATGAGGAGGATACACTGTTGGTGGGGAGTACATGTCGACGAGTCCTGACTAAGATAAGCTCCGATTGTGATGAGATGCTACCATCACCAGATgctgatgatgaagatgaagattACGAGATAAAACAACTAATGAAGAGGAGAGGCAGACGGTTTACCAAAGGAACCACTACTACGCAATCAACAGATCTGGGGAGTAGTCGTGGGGACGGAGCACGAACTGCAGCAAAGAAACCTAAAGCTGCAGGAAGTATGGTCCAGGATCAGATTGCCGACGGTAGAAATGTCATCCCACACCAGCGATTACTGGAACCATGGAAATTACCTCCGATCGCCAACCTGACGAAAAAGGGCCCGGTAAATCTTATCCACACTACCGCTACAAACTCCAGTATGACTGTTCATGATACAGGCCTACTTATCATAAGTGCCTCGGAGGAAATGTTACTGAAATCTATTCAAGCAAAGACCAGACGTCGCAAGAAGCTTGAAAGGAGGCACAACAAAAAGCGGAAAACAGAGAACAAGTAGATGCATCGTACTTTATGTACACTCATTCCTTATCAGCAGATAATTGCATGTGTGCGCTTCATTATTGGAATATGAAAAAGGAACAACATGTAACTGCTTGAACGATTGTAATATTGTACGAGGAAGCCCTTGCGTGAAACTATTATATTGACTTCAATCAAAAATCaataggaaaaaaaattaacagtaaAAAAACTAGTGCTCATTGGCGCcttgtaatcaaaacaaaatcacggtAGAAAAAACTAGTGCTCATTGGCGCcttgtaatcaaaacaaaatcacggtAGAAAAAACTAGTGGTCATTGGCGCcttgtaataaaaacaaaatcacgttAAAAAATACTAGTGCTCATTGGCGCcttgtaatcaaaacaaaatcacggtaaaaaaaaactagtgctCATTGGCGCcttgtaatcaaaacaaaatcacggtTAAAAAAACTAGTGCTCATTGGCGCcttgtaatcaaaacaaaatcacggtAAAAAATACTAGTGGTCATTGGCGCcttgtaatcaaaacaaaatcacgtaAAAAATTACTAGTGCTCATTGGCACcttgtaatcaaaacaaaatcacgttAAAAAATACTAGTGCTCATTGGCGCcttgtaatcaaaacaaaatcacggtAAAAAATACTAGTGGTCATTGGCGCcttgtaatcaaaacaaaatcacgtaAAAAATTACTAGTGCTCATTGGCACcttgtaatcaaaacaaaatcacgttAAAAAATACTAGTGCTCATTGGCGCcttgtaatcaaaacaaaatcacggtAAAAAATACTAGTGGTCATTGGCGCcttgtaatcaaaacaaaatcacgtaAAAAATTACTAGTGCTCATTGGCACcttgtaatcaaaacaaaatcacgttAAAAAATACTAGTGCTCATTGGCGCcttgtaatcaaaacaaaatcacgttAAAAAATACTAGTGCTCATTGGCACcttgtaatcaaaacaaaatcacggtAGAAAAAACTAGTGCTCATTGGCGCcttgtaataaaaacaaaatcacggtAAAAAATACTAGTGCTCATTGGCGCcttgtaatcaaaacaaaatcacgttAAAAAAACTAGTGCTCATTGGCGCcttgtaatcaaaacaaaatcacgtaAAAAATTACTAGTGCTCATTGGCACcttgtaatcaaaacaaaatcacgttAAAAAATACTAGTGCTCATTGGCGCcttgtaatcaaaacaaaatcacggtTAAAAAATACTAGTGCTCATTGGCGCcttgtaatcaaaacaaaatcacgtaAAAAATTACTAGTGCTCATTGGCACcttgtaatcaaaacaaaatcacgttAAAAAATACTAGTGCTCATTGGCGCcttgtaatcaaaacaaaatcacggtAAAAAATACTAGTGGTCATTGGCGCcttgtaataaaaacaaaatcacggtaaaaaaaaactagtgctCATTGGCGCcttgtaatcaaaacaaaatcacggtTAAAAAAACTAGTGCTCATTGGCGCcttgtaatcaaaacaaaatcacggtAAAAAATACTAGTGGTCATTGGCGCcttgtaatcaaaacaaaatcacgtaAAAAATTACTAGTGCTCATTGGCACcttgtaatcaaaacaaaatcacgttAAAAAATACTAGTGCTCATTGGCGCcttgtaatcaaaacaaaatcacggtAAAAAATACTAGTGGTCATTGGCGCcttgtaatcaaaacaaaatcacgtaAAAAATTACTAGTGCTCATTGGCACcttgtaatcaaaacaaaatcacgttAAAAAATACTAGTGCTCATTGGCGCcttgtaatcaaaacaaaatcacggtTAAAAATACTAGTGGTCATTGGCGCcttg
Coding sequences within it:
- the LOC139943755 gene encoding uncharacterized protein — translated: MPAKRPASSDQLDPCEEYVDEFSGDLDNWREGDVCISPAPSFRQAKPRPRHGQARVPEWVLHELERPTCPNQSQRANDIITRHVERRSVARHMLSSSIPSPPSPMSHTRDEFDYSSDFTEEDEEDTLLVGSTCRRVLTKISSDCDEMLPSPDADDEDEDYEIKQLMKRRGRRFTKGTTTTQSTDLGSSRGDGARTAAKKPKAAGSMVQDQIADGRNVIPHQRLLEPWKLPPIANLTKKGPVNLIHTTATNSSMTVHDTGLLIISASEEMLLKSIQAKTRRRKKLERRHNKKRKTENK